A genomic segment from Methanoplanus limicola DSM 2279 encodes:
- a CDS encoding PAS domain-containing protein, producing the protein MSDDSNCSISAGKKCLDKLSELISLEVSGDEIYGIMAEIISSVFREPENTGAVISVGDEVWHSSSYDSSKECPVFLKRNLELSGISYGYINVVYYGSSYSGDEYFTDADELFLDAVSCRILIICLKDSSRAELNRCNADAGAYRQILNNSPVIAFLWETGEGWPVRFVSDNVSVLGYSPDDFYSGKILYADLIHPDDLKRVEDEISGHLSAGADDYSQEYRVFNRDGELRNIYDRTIVRRDEEGSPVLFEGIIIDITERVVTEEELKLANEKYSTVFSLNPDVIILSTLDEGVVLEVNDRWESFSGIQRDDVIGRKILDLNFYLCHEDRERYVRELEESGSVLNFELDLNIQDMVRTVFMSGRIIELEDAKCLITIIHDMTGQKIIEEKLKESEEKFRAVSETATDAICIMDDSGAVVFWNKAAGEMFGYSSGDVSGRNFVDVFVPEGGNIGAGDGLYPYINKIFESELLTRDSVRVPVEISSSVLESGGEKFIVSIIRDISERKKYEDELKDAAIKIRTVFDSIGDAMYVIDRDYSIVDVNKGIYDAFGFKPEDLTGRKCYSVFHGADKPCELCAAGGVFKTGTSGRVEKSVINPDGSVAYYDTFGSPITDLSGNVIQAVISARNITDMNNYRSSLEEANKKLNLLSGITRHDILNSITIATGYLGLMKENIPAEDRDYASKLEISIKNIQRQIEFTRDYQDMGVKPPEWQVIEPIILECLSEGGGVPSGVHVTLEIKPVVVYADVMLRKAFCNIITNAYKHAFGMKNLSVISGNENGNLLIRIYDDGSGVPEDKKESIFRPAFGRKHGYGLFLVREILSITGITIKEMGGEGEGACFEITVPSGKWQSV; encoded by the coding sequence ATGTCAGATGATAGTAATTGCAGTATTTCTGCGGGAAAAAAATGCCTTGATAAACTTTCGGAATTGATCTCCCTGGAAGTCTCCGGCGATGAGATCTATGGCATCATGGCCGAAATAATCTCTTCTGTATTTCGGGAACCGGAGAACACGGGCGCAGTAATATCTGTAGGTGATGAAGTGTGGCATTCATCTTCTTATGACTCTTCAAAGGAATGTCCGGTATTTTTAAAGAGAAACCTTGAACTCAGCGGCATAAGTTATGGTTATATAAATGTCGTCTATTATGGCAGCAGTTATTCCGGCGATGAATATTTTACAGATGCAGATGAGTTATTTCTGGATGCAGTCTCCTGCCGGATTTTAATAATATGCCTGAAGGACAGCAGCAGGGCTGAACTGAACCGCTGTAATGCGGATGCCGGTGCTTACAGGCAGATTTTAAACAACAGTCCGGTCATTGCATTTTTATGGGAGACCGGTGAGGGCTGGCCGGTCAGGTTTGTCTCTGACAATGTAAGTGTTCTTGGGTACAGTCCTGATGATTTCTATTCCGGAAAAATTCTATATGCCGACCTAATCCACCCTGATGACTTGAAGAGGGTCGAAGATGAGATATCCGGGCACCTCTCCGCCGGGGCTGATGATTACTCACAGGAGTACAGGGTTTTTAATCGTGACGGTGAACTGCGCAATATTTACGACCGTACGATTGTCAGGAGAGATGAGGAAGGCAGTCCTGTTTTATTTGAAGGTATTATAATCGATATCACAGAGCGGGTTGTAACGGAAGAGGAGTTAAAACTCGCAAATGAGAAGTACTCGACTGTATTCAGCCTGAATCCGGATGTCATCATTCTCTCGACTCTCGATGAGGGGGTTGTCCTTGAGGTGAATGACAGATGGGAGTCTTTCTCCGGAATTCAGCGTGATGATGTCATAGGCAGAAAGATACTTGATTTGAATTTTTACCTATGTCATGAGGACCGTGAAAGGTATGTCAGGGAGCTTGAGGAGTCCGGTTCTGTTCTTAACTTTGAGCTGGATCTGAATATTCAGGATATGGTCCGGACTGTTTTTATGTCTGGCAGAATTATCGAACTTGAGGATGCGAAGTGCCTCATTACAATAATCCATGATATGACCGGGCAGAAGATCATTGAGGAGAAGTTAAAGGAGAGTGAGGAGAAATTCAGGGCGGTAAGTGAGACTGCAACTGATGCCATATGCATAATGGATGATTCCGGAGCTGTAGTCTTCTGGAATAAGGCTGCCGGAGAGATGTTTGGATATTCGTCCGGTGATGTTTCGGGCAGGAATTTTGTCGATGTTTTTGTCCCGGAAGGCGGGAATATCGGTGCTGGTGACGGTCTGTATCCATATATTAATAAGATATTTGAATCTGAGCTTTTAACCCGTGATTCTGTCAGAGTTCCGGTTGAGATCTCCTCGTCGGTGCTGGAGTCGGGCGGAGAAAAATTCATTGTTTCCATTATCAGGGATATCTCCGAGAGGAAAAAGTATGAAGATGAACTTAAGGATGCAGCTATCAAAATAAGAACAGTCTTTGATTCAATAGGCGATGCGATGTATGTAATTGACAGGGATTACAGTATCGTTGATGTCAATAAGGGAATTTATGATGCATTCGGGTTTAAACCGGAAGATCTTACTGGCCGGAAATGTTATAGCGTCTTTCATGGTGCAGATAAACCCTGTGAACTCTGTGCTGCGGGGGGTGTTTTTAAAACGGGCACTTCCGGCCGGGTTGAGAAGTCTGTAATAAATCCTGACGGTTCAGTTGCATACTATGATACATTTGGTTCTCCGATAACCGATCTCTCAGGTAATGTTATTCAGGCCGTTATCTCTGCACGCAATATTACTGATATGAATAATTACCGGAGTTCTCTGGAGGAGGCAAATAAGAAGCTGAATCTTCTCTCAGGCATTACGAGGCATGATATTTTAAACTCCATTACCATAGCCACCGGTTATCTTGGTCTTATGAAGGAGAATATTCCGGCTGAGGACAGGGATTATGCTTCAAAGCTTGAAATATCGATAAAGAACATACAGAGGCAGATCGAGTTTACCCGTGATTATCAGGATATGGGTGTAAAACCTCCTGAATGGCAGGTGATTGAACCAATTATTCTTGAGTGCCTCTCCGAGGGTGGAGGTGTGCCTTCAGGGGTTCATGTGACACTTGAGATTAAACCTGTTGTGGTCTATGCCGATGTTATGCTTAGGAAGGCCTTCTGCAATATTATCACAAATGCCTATAAGCATGCTTTTGGTATGAAGAATTTATCTGTAATTTCCGGAAATGAGAATGGTAACCTGTTAATCAGGATCTATGATGACGGGAGCGGTGTGCCGGAGGACAAAAAAGAGAGTATTTTCCGGCCGGCATTTGGAAGAAAGCATGGTTATGGGTTGTTTCTGGTCAGGGAGATTCTTTCGATCACAGGAATTACAATTAAAGAAATGGGCGGTGAGGGTGAAGGGGCCTGCTTTGAGATTACTGTCCCTTCGGGCAAGTGGCAGTCTGTCTGA
- a CDS encoding tryptophan--tRNA ligase — MQSEIDPWSGNQNIETDKLFSEFGIERFDDVIDQVKEPAYFFRRKIVVGHRDYKNITDAMAEKKPFNVMTGFMPSGHPHLGHLMVMKEVVWHIKQGGTGYISIADREAHAVRGISWDKCREFGKEYLNCLYALGFEGNTYYQSRNNKLKDLAFECATKINFSDLSAIYGFSQDTALAHAMSVATQVADILYPQTDAGPAPTIVPVGIDQDPHIRLTRDVAYKLRMFLVEEREGYISVRSKNAPSKAMDDVESAFSGCRRYEGHIDIKGASAEEVEAKVREIEIKNGGFGFIAPSSTYHTFLQGLQGGKMSSSIPDSLFRFDEPEKSVKKKVMASLTGGRMTLEEQKKLGGEPEKCSVYLLNLFHMSEKDDEVKEMYRACKAGELMCGTCKKETFERVKEFLSDFNEKMDETEHLIGE, encoded by the coding sequence ATGCAGTCAGAAATCGATCCGTGGTCAGGAAACCAGAATATAGAAACGGATAAACTCTTCAGTGAATTCGGAATAGAACGCTTTGATGATGTGATTGACCAGGTCAAAGAACCGGCATACTTCTTCAGAAGAAAGATTGTTGTCGGACACAGGGACTATAAGAATATCACAGACGCAATGGCAGAGAAAAAACCTTTCAATGTCATGACCGGATTCATGCCCTCCGGACATCCGCATCTTGGCCACCTGATGGTGATGAAAGAGGTCGTCTGGCATATTAAGCAGGGCGGAACAGGATATATATCAATTGCAGACCGCGAGGCACATGCTGTCAGGGGTATCTCCTGGGACAAATGCAGGGAATTCGGGAAAGAATACCTAAACTGTCTCTATGCCCTTGGTTTTGAGGGAAATACCTATTACCAGAGCAGGAACAATAAGCTAAAAGATCTGGCATTTGAATGTGCAACAAAGATCAACTTCTCAGATTTATCGGCAATATACGGTTTTTCACAGGATACGGCACTTGCACATGCCATGAGCGTTGCAACACAGGTGGCAGATATTCTGTACCCCCAGACCGATGCAGGCCCTGCACCGACTATAGTACCTGTAGGAATTGACCAGGATCCGCACATCCGCCTCACCCGTGATGTCGCATATAAACTGAGAATGTTCCTTGTGGAAGAGCGGGAAGGTTATATCTCAGTCAGGTCAAAGAATGCACCATCAAAGGCGATGGACGATGTAGAAAGTGCATTTTCCGGGTGCAGAAGATACGAGGGACACATAGACATTAAAGGGGCCTCTGCCGAAGAAGTCGAGGCAAAAGTCAGGGAGATCGAGATTAAAAACGGCGGTTTCGGGTTTATCGCACCGTCTTCAACATACCACACCTTCCTTCAGGGGCTGCAGGGCGGCAAGATGTCGAGCAGTATCCCCGACAGCCTCTTCCGGTTTGATGAGCCTGAAAAGAGTGTGAAAAAGAAAGTCATGGCTTCACTGACAGGTGGAAGAATGACACTTGAAGAGCAGAAGAAACTTGGCGGTGAGCCTGAAAAATGCTCGGTATATCTCTTAAACCTCTTTCATATGTCTGAGAAGGATGATGAGGTGAAGGAGATGTACAGGGCCTGCAAAGCCGGGGAACTTATGTGCGGAACCTGTAAGAAAGAGACCTTTGAAAGGGTTAAGGAGTTCCTCTCAGACTTTAATGAGAAGATGGACGAGACAGAGCATCTGATCGGGGAGTGA
- the endA gene encoding tRNA-intron lyase, translating into MKAEFTDGKITLGPEGKSLYTNSGYGRPAGKRLALSGEEALYLLGRDKIELDGYDFDTLASELSADPKFMRRFLLYRDIRERGYVIQAGPHDFRVFRRGEKPGTGRSQFMIRVLAERDLVGFNEVLDDIASAKNMRKQFLVGVVDDEDEITYYEVKSNDIPEGVAENSPETVTGILYGRSVVIKTPPESSLEKAWFGTRLDKDRLLLSPPEVLYLLERELLKIRDTDISSFSEIAAEEDHEIESKYVVYKDLREKRQIARTAYKFGHHFRVYSGEKKHSELLVHALPSEEFMPMSVISRSVRLAHSVRKKMLFASVDKNNIEYIEFARIKM; encoded by the coding sequence GTGAAGGCTGAATTTACAGACGGAAAAATAACCCTTGGTCCTGAGGGAAAATCTCTCTATACCAACAGCGGATACGGAAGGCCGGCAGGGAAGAGGCTTGCCCTCTCAGGAGAAGAGGCGCTCTATCTTCTCGGAAGGGACAAAATCGAACTGGACGGATATGACTTTGACACTCTCGCCTCAGAACTGTCTGCCGACCCGAAATTTATGAGACGATTCCTGCTGTACAGGGACATTCGGGAGAGAGGATATGTCATACAGGCTGGACCGCACGATTTCAGGGTGTTTAGGCGTGGTGAAAAACCAGGCACAGGACGCTCACAGTTTATGATAAGGGTGCTTGCCGAAAGAGATCTCGTAGGCTTCAATGAAGTTCTCGATGACATAGCCTCGGCAAAGAATATGCGAAAGCAGTTCCTTGTCGGAGTTGTTGACGATGAGGATGAGATAACCTACTACGAGGTCAAATCAAACGACATTCCCGAAGGTGTAGCTGAAAACAGCCCGGAAACGGTTACGGGAATCCTGTACGGACGTTCGGTAGTAATAAAAACCCCGCCTGAGAGCAGCCTTGAGAAAGCATGGTTCGGGACAAGGCTTGACAAAGACCGGCTCCTCCTCTCCCCTCCGGAAGTTCTCTATCTGCTTGAGAGAGAACTACTGAAGATCAGGGATACGGACATCAGCTCATTCTCAGAGATCGCCGCAGAGGAGGATCATGAGATTGAGAGCAAATATGTCGTCTATAAAGACCTACGCGAAAAGAGACAGATAGCAAGGACAGCCTATAAATTCGGTCATCACTTCAGGGTATATTCCGGTGAGAAGAAGCATTCGGAACTGCTTGTTCATGCCCTTCCATCAGAGGAATTCATGCCGATGAGTGTGATCTCAAGATCTGTCCGCCTTGCCCACAGCGTCAGAAAGAAGATGCTTTTTGCATCTGTGGATAAAAACAATATAGAGTATATCGAATTCGCAAGAATAAAAATGTAA
- a CDS encoding deoxyribonuclease IV, producing MINVGCHVSISKSIDLAVGRAAERGCTTFQIFTSNPRGWKAREIKEEEAERFIESIRRTGIYPPIAHMPYLPNPASPREEIRQKSEEAMIKEVLRCRMLKIPYLVTHLGSHLGAGRDDGIKHFTGCIDLATEESGGEVMMLLENTAGTKNSMGGDIEDIAEIIDSINDKSGVGICIDTCHAFAAGYDITTEEGLSSFLDLTDSEIGLDKLKVIHLNDCKGTLGSHLDRHEHIGLGNIGDDAFRRIVNHPKLREIPFILETPVNEVRDDTGNIAHVKSLFRE from the coding sequence ATGATAAATGTCGGATGCCACGTATCAATCTCAAAATCCATAGACCTTGCAGTCGGACGTGCGGCTGAGAGGGGCTGCACCACCTTTCAGATCTTCACCTCAAATCCGCGCGGATGGAAAGCGAGGGAAATAAAAGAGGAAGAAGCGGAGAGATTCATTGAAAGCATAAGAAGAACAGGCATTTACCCGCCTATCGCCCATATGCCGTACCTACCCAATCCCGCATCACCCAGGGAAGAGATAAGGCAGAAATCAGAAGAAGCGATGATAAAAGAGGTTTTAAGATGCAGAATGCTGAAAATTCCATATCTCGTAACACACCTTGGAAGCCATCTCGGTGCAGGCAGGGATGACGGAATAAAGCATTTCACCGGGTGCATTGATCTCGCCACCGAAGAGTCGGGAGGGGAGGTGATGATGCTGCTTGAAAATACGGCAGGCACAAAGAATTCAATGGGAGGCGATATTGAAGATATAGCCGAAATTATCGACAGTATAAACGACAAATCCGGAGTAGGGATCTGCATAGACACATGCCATGCCTTCGCCGCAGGATATGACATCACCACAGAAGAAGGACTCTCATCCTTCCTCGATCTGACTGACTCTGAAATTGGCCTTGATAAACTGAAGGTCATTCACTTAAACGACTGCAAAGGCACTCTCGGTTCACACCTTGACAGGCATGAGCATATAGGGCTTGGAAATATCGGCGACGACGCTTTCAGGCGCATCGTGAACCACCCAAAGCTCAGAGAGATCCCATTCATACTTGAAACTCCGGTAAACGAGGTGAGAGATGATACCGGAAATATCGCCCATGTAAAATCCCTCTTCAGGGAATAA
- a CDS encoding methyl-accepting chemotaxis protein — MEYEDIRSILSSGIPDSEKLNRIKEACNNRDKAAREFTTDLKRAAAEISEGKTDTEIKTSGLSPEFREIAESFNTVINSYKTPFKETLKVLNEYEHSRFYAKIEDKNKFRGDFLLLKNSVNKVGEGINRAVKEIIKIAEEFDKGNFSARFDENLTFEGDIKTIKDNLNNVGEIFSATIKEAKGSFNKINSSSNEIGKSSDQVAIAAEKVATTSTNAAAMTRTLNRHIEDIHRQIADLSESNEEISSTAKDVLKNANHVVEIGKEAQISGDEAKESMNSVEVIANKSVGEINSLAERIKEVSGVVNLIHDITGQINLLALNAAIEAAHAGEQGRGFAIVAGEVKNLAGEARAATGNIETVVKGVQESSAKTAEAIKSASLEITESVSSVNKAINGLNDIIKNAETVNNDIGKIAGAIENQADIATNVVNAADEGSKLTGNVMEEAEELAALAEEASASIEEIGSAIHEVNDLVKELSASMDRYKI, encoded by the coding sequence ATGGAATACGAAGACATCAGATCAATACTCTCATCCGGAATTCCTGACAGTGAGAAATTAAACAGGATAAAGGAAGCCTGCAATAACAGGGACAAAGCCGCAAGGGAATTTACAACCGATCTTAAAAGAGCAGCAGCAGAGATATCCGAAGGAAAAACAGATACAGAGATAAAAACATCCGGACTATCACCGGAATTCCGGGAAATTGCTGAATCCTTCAACACAGTAATAAACTCATACAAAACCCCGTTTAAAGAAACACTAAAAGTTCTTAATGAGTATGAACACAGCAGATTTTATGCTAAAATAGAAGATAAAAACAAATTCAGAGGCGACTTCCTCCTCCTCAAAAACTCGGTCAACAAAGTAGGCGAAGGCATAAACCGGGCAGTGAAAGAGATTATAAAAATTGCAGAGGAATTCGACAAGGGAAACTTCAGTGCAAGATTTGATGAAAATCTCACATTTGAAGGTGACATAAAAACCATAAAAGATAACCTCAATAACGTCGGAGAGATATTCTCAGCTACAATTAAGGAAGCAAAAGGCTCATTTAACAAGATAAACTCAAGCAGCAACGAGATAGGCAAAAGTTCTGACCAGGTCGCAATTGCGGCAGAGAAGGTCGCAACAACAAGCACCAACGCCGCGGCAATGACAAGGACGCTCAACCGCCATATCGAGGACATACACCGGCAGATTGCCGACCTGTCGGAATCCAACGAAGAGATCTCCTCGACAGCAAAAGATGTACTTAAAAATGCAAACCATGTTGTTGAAATAGGAAAGGAAGCCCAGATCTCCGGAGACGAAGCGAAAGAGAGCATGAACAGTGTGGAAGTAATCGCAAACAAAAGTGTGGGCGAGATAAACAGCCTTGCAGAGAGGATAAAAGAGGTCAGCGGAGTAGTTAACCTGATTCACGACATCACAGGGCAGATTAACCTTCTGGCCCTGAATGCCGCAATTGAAGCCGCCCACGCCGGCGAACAGGGACGCGGATTTGCCATAGTCGCCGGAGAGGTCAAAAACCTTGCAGGAGAGGCAAGGGCGGCAACCGGAAATATAGAAACGGTTGTGAAAGGAGTACAGGAGTCATCCGCAAAAACGGCAGAGGCAATCAAATCCGCAAGCCTTGAGATAACCGAGAGTGTATCAAGCGTAAACAAGGCGATAAACGGACTTAACGATATTATAAAGAATGCAGAAACGGTCAACAACGACATCGGAAAGATCGCCGGTGCAATTGAAAACCAGGCCGACATTGCAACAAACGTAGTTAATGCCGCAGACGAAGGATCAAAACTTACAGGCAATGTAATGGAAGAGGCAGAAGAACTTGCAGCGCTTGCAGAAGAAGCCAGTGCATCAATAGAAGAGATCGGCAGTGCAATCCACGAAGTAAATGACCTTGTAAAGGAATTATCGGCCAGCATGGACAGGTATAAAATCTGA
- a CDS encoding nucleotidyltransferase domain-containing protein, which produces MDSEMLNTAKKFSELIRLKFRDKIKDIIVFGSVARHEETEMSDIDILVITKISDFRLKHSIISEAFDMSIESGHYISVKVLDETEYQKKKYLSFFRNISADGIAV; this is translated from the coding sequence ATGGATTCTGAAATGCTGAATACTGCCAAAAAATTTTCAGAGTTAATAAGATTAAAATTCAGAGATAAAATAAAAGATATAATAGTATTTGGATCAGTAGCAAGGCATGAAGAAACAGAAATGTCAGACATTGACATACTGGTTATAACAAAGATAAGTGATTTCAGACTTAAACATTCTATCATCAGTGAAGCCTTTGATATGAGCATTGAATCAGGCCATTATATCTCAGTCAAAGTGCTCGATGAAACTGAATACCAAAAGAAAAAATACCTCTCATTTTTCAGAAATATTTCCGCGGACGGTATTGCAGTATGA
- a CDS encoding aldehyde dehydrogenase family protein, translating to MNEKEPDIIEIINPATGERAGTVNRCTKEDVHSAIDGAEDAFSGWAAKSPRERGKMLFLAAQEIRNKQVGLAELLTAEQGKPLSEAKNEIQGCAAVLEYYSSISGTVRGDFLPKSDYGYSFTVKKPLGICGAIIPWNMPVLIMAWKTGPALVAGNCLIVKPSSKTPLTSLKIASILHRCGIPEDVLPVVTGSGSEAGSALAESRKIAALSFTGSAETGNFVEKLSCGTGKRLTLELGGSDPMIVCRDADVDSAVAGAVAGRFYNCGQTCTAVKRLYVMEDIAEEFKRKLTEKVSQIKTGNGMMKGTKMGPLIDMEARDKTAGVIAGIQEDYDAEILTGGEIPDSPDLKCGSFLEPTVITGAPKDCTLFTEEIFGPVLPVAVVKNMDEAIEEANRTKFGLGASVWTTSLKNSFEASEMLDAGIVWVNRHLKIPPEVPFGGEKESGSGRENGLCALERYMKEKTVIMTP from the coding sequence GTGAACGAAAAGGAACCTGATATAATCGAGATTATAAACCCTGCAACCGGCGAAAGGGCAGGCACAGTTAACAGATGCACAAAAGAGGATGTACATTCTGCAATAGACGGGGCAGAAGATGCCTTTTCAGGATGGGCAGCAAAAAGTCCGCGTGAGAGGGGAAAGATGCTCTTTCTGGCAGCACAGGAGATAAGAAACAAGCAGGTCGGACTTGCGGAACTCCTTACGGCAGAGCAGGGAAAACCCCTATCTGAGGCAAAAAACGAGATACAGGGCTGTGCAGCAGTACTTGAATACTACTCATCCATATCAGGAACTGTAAGGGGTGACTTTCTGCCCAAATCCGATTACGGCTACTCATTCACAGTAAAAAAACCGCTTGGCATCTGCGGGGCAATAATTCCCTGGAATATGCCTGTGCTGATTATGGCATGGAAGACCGGACCTGCACTCGTTGCCGGAAACTGCCTGATAGTGAAGCCTTCATCCAAAACACCCCTTACAAGCCTGAAAATCGCATCCATACTGCACAGATGCGGCATCCCGGAAGATGTCCTCCCGGTTGTAACCGGAAGCGGCAGTGAGGCAGGCAGTGCACTGGCAGAGAGCAGAAAGATTGCAGCACTCTCATTTACCGGGTCGGCTGAGACCGGAAATTTTGTTGAGAAACTCTCATGCGGGACAGGAAAACGGCTGACACTCGAACTGGGAGGAAGCGATCCAATGATTGTATGCCGTGATGCTGACGTTGACTCAGCGGTTGCAGGTGCGGTTGCAGGGAGGTTTTACAACTGCGGACAGACATGTACGGCCGTAAAGCGCCTCTATGTCATGGAGGATATTGCTGAGGAATTTAAAAGAAAACTCACAGAAAAGGTCTCACAGATTAAAACGGGCAACGGCATGATGAAAGGGACAAAGATGGGACCTTTAATCGACATGGAGGCCAGAGATAAAACAGCCGGAGTTATTGCCGGAATTCAGGAAGATTACGATGCTGAAATACTGACAGGAGGAGAAATACCCGACAGCCCGGACCTTAAATGCGGCAGCTTCCTTGAACCGACAGTCATTACCGGAGCACCAAAGGACTGCACACTATTTACAGAAGAGATATTCGGGCCAGTCCTTCCGGTTGCGGTTGTAAAAAACATGGATGAAGCTATTGAAGAAGCAAACAGAACTAAATTCGGGCTTGGCGCCTCAGTCTGGACAACATCACTTAAAAACTCATTTGAGGCCTCAGAAATGCTTGATGCAGGCATCGTATGGGTGAACAGGCACCTTAAAATACCCCCGGAAGTACCGTTTGGAGGGGAGAAGGAGAGCGGTTCAGGGCGTGAAAACGGCCTCTGTGCACTTGAGAGATATATGAAAGAGAAAACTGTCATAATGACGCCCTGA
- a CDS encoding HEPN domain-containing protein, protein MNNPEINALIKKSKERLKAAESLLNENYSEDSVNRSYYAMYLASTALLLLKGIKFKTHKGLISAIGNEFVKTGIMDKKYGRTLNIAEEARENADYASFIEIEISEAREILQNARLFVREAERIISESE, encoded by the coding sequence ATGAACAATCCTGAAATTAATGCCCTGATCAAAAAATCAAAAGAGAGACTTAAAGCTGCTGAAAGCCTTTTAAACGAAAACTATTCAGAAGATTCAGTTAACAGGTCTTATTATGCTATGTACCTTGCTTCAACAGCACTTCTATTGCTTAAAGGAATAAAGTTCAAAACACATAAAGGTCTTATTTCAGCCATCGGGAATGAATTTGTGAAAACAGGTATAATGGACAAAAAATACGGGAGAACTTTAAATATTGCAGAAGAAGCACGTGAGAATGCTGATTATGCATCTTTTATTGAAATCGAAATATCTGAAGCACGTGAAATACTTCAGAATGCCCGGTTGTTCGTCAGGGAAGCTGAAAGAATAATCAGTGAATCTGAATAA